The Bradyrhizobium guangxiense genomic sequence ACGGGCTTTCGGCCTGCGGCGATCACCACAGCATCCTGACCTTCACCTCGCGCCGGCGATCCTGGGTGCGGCTCGAAACCGTCAAGGCCTTCGGCGAGCCGATGAGCGCGGTGGTGGAACGCCGCATCGGCGCGCTTAAACCGGGCTATTACACCCGGATCGGCACGGCGGTGCGCCACGCCGCCGCCGAGCTCGCTCGCCAGCCGCAACGCAAGAAGCTGCTGATCGTCCTCACCGACGGCAAGCCGAACGACGTCGACCACTACGAGGGCCGCTTCGCGGTCGAGGACACCCGCAAGTCGGTGCAGGAGGCGCGCCGGCTCGGCATCGCAGCCTTCGGCGTCACGGTGGACGCAACCGCCCAATCCTACTTCCCGACATTGTTCGGTCGCGGCGGCTACGCCATCCTCGGCAATATCAAGCGGCTGCCCGCCGCGCTGCCGGCGATATACCGGCAGGGCGCGCATTGATACTGGAACGGTCAACGCCGCATCGTTCCGTTTTGGCCGAACTATTGCTCATATCGTGAGTATATGATCGAATGACCAGATGGAGCAGGGCCGGCCAAAACCCGATCTGATCATCTTCGACTGCGACGGCGTGCTCGTCGACAGCGAGCTGTTGAGCTGCCGCTGCCTGTCGGAGGTGCTGGCCGAGTTCGGCATCGCACTCAGCCAGGAGCAGGCGCTCGAGCTCTTTCTCGGACGCAGCACCAAGGCGATCGAGCAGCACTATCGCGACCTCGGGCAGATCGTGCCGGACGGCTTTCTGCCGCGCTTGAAGTCGCAGGTGCTCACGACCTTCGCGGCTTCGCTGCAGCCGATCCCCGGCATTGCCGGCGTGATCTCCGACTTGTCTGTGCCGTTTTGCGTGGCCTCGTCCAGCGACATGGACCGTGTCGCACTTTCACTCGATGTTACCGGCCTGCGCGCGCATTTCGGCGAGCGGATCTACACCGCGCAGATGGTCAGGCATGGCAAGCCGGCGCCCGACCTCTTTCTCCTCGCGGCGGAGAAGATGGGAGCGAAGCCTGCGCGCACGCTGGTGATCGAAGACAGCGTCAGCGGCGTCAAGGCCGCCAAGGCGGCCGGCATGACCGTCTGGGGATTTGTCGGCGGCGGCCATTACCGCAGCCGCGAGGGAGAGGCTATATTGTCCGGCGCGGGGGCCGACCGAGTCTTCGCGCGCATGAGCGATTTCTGGGAGGCGTAGGCCCGCATGGCCGCCGAGAACGACAGATCGCGACTTGACGATGCCGCGCGTGCCGGCTGGCTCTATTTCATCGCCGGCCATACCCAGGACGAGATTGCCAAGATGCTGCAGGTCTCGCGCGCCTCGGCGCAGCGGCTGGTGTCGTTGTGTCTCGCCGAGCGCCTCATCACGTTCCGGCTCGAGCACCCGATTGCTGCCTGCATGGAGCTTGCGGCGCGCCTGAAGCAGCGTTTCGACCTTGTCCATTGCGAGGTCGTGCCGGCCGATCCCGCCGCGCCGCAGGCCACTGCGGGCATCGCCGAACGCTGCGCCAATTTGCTCGATTCGACGCTGCGTTCGGAGACGCCCGTGATCGTTGCGCTCGGCACCGGCCGGGCAGTGCGCGCCGCGGTCGAGCGCGTCACGCCGATCGACCGGCCCAATCACCAGATCGTCTCGCTGGTCGGCAACATCTCCGCCGACGGCTCGGCGAGCTTCTACGACACCGTCGGCCGGCTCGCCGACCGCACCGGCGCGCGGCATTATCCGATGCCGCTGCCGTTCCTGATGTCGTCCGAGGACGAGCGCAACAAGATGGTCCGCATCGAGCCGATCGCCAAGGTGAAGGCGGTGGCGGCCAAGGCGGATTTGCGTCTCGTCGGCATCGGCCAGATGGACCAGAAAGCGCAGGTTCACATCGACGGCTTCGTCACCCGCGACGAATTGTTCGAGATGATGCGGCTGGGCGCCATCGGCGAGATCACGGGCTGGGCCTACGATTCAAAGGGGCGCCTGCTCAAGGCCGGCACCAACAAGCGCCTCACCAGCATTCCGCCGGAAGTGCCGGCAAAGGCTACGACGATCGGCGCCGCGGTGGGGGCGGCGAAGGTGACGGCGATCGCCGCGGCGCTGAACGGCGGGCTGATCAATGGCCTGATCACGGACGAGACGACGGCAAGGGCGATTCTAGAGCGGTAGCAACGCGTTCGCGCGGCAATCGACACTGCGCTCCTCTCCCGCTTGCGGGAGAGGAGGAGCAAGCTGCGGCGTTCATTCCCAACAAATGCCATCGCTTCCGCCCGCAGGACCGTCCATCACTCCCGCACCGCAGCACTCATAAGTTGCTGGAACGCCCGCGCGCCTGCTTGACAATGACCGTCGCTCTGTTGAACATACGCCCAACGCGTGGGCATATGCTCAAAAGCGCGAGTCCAAGGGAGGTCACCGTGAAACACGTCCTGGGCGCCGTCTGCGGCGCATCTGCACTTTTGCTGGCCGTCTCCGCGATGGCCGAGACGACCCTGACAATCGCCACCGTCAACAATGGCGACATGATCCGCATGCAGGGGCTGACCGGCGAATTCACCAAGAAGAACCCCGATATCACCGTGAAATGGGTGACGCTGGAGGAGAACGTGCTGCGCCAGCGCGTCACCACCGACATCGCCACCAAGGGCGGCCAGTTCGACGTGCTCACCATCGGCACCTATGAGGTGCCGATCTGGGCCAAGAAGGGATGGCTGGTGCCGCTCGCCAATTTAGGGGCCGATTACGACGTCGCCGACCTCTTGCCGAAGATCAAGGATGCGGTCACCGCCGACGGCAAGCTCTATGCCGCGCCGTTCTACGGCGAGAGCTCCATGGTGATGTATCGCACCGATCTGTTCGAGAAGGCCGGGCTGAAGATGTCGGAAAAGCCGACCTGGGATTTCGTGATCGATGCGGCCAAGAAGCTCACCGACAAGAACGCCGGAACCTACGGCATTTGCCTCCGCGGCAAGGCCGGCTGGGGCGAGAACATGGCGTTCCTCTCGGCCATGGCTAATTCCTACGGTGCGCGCTGGTTCGACGAGAAGTGGCAGCCGCAATTCAACACGCCGGAATGGAAGACGACGCTGACGACCTATGTCAATCTGATGAAGGAAGCCGGTCCTCCCGGCGCGAGCTCCAACGGCTTCAACGAGAATTTGGCACTGTTCAACGCCGGCAAGTGCGCGATGTGGATCGACGCCACGGTGGCGGCGTCCTTCGTCACCAACCCCAAGGATTCCAAGGTCGCCGACAAGGTCGGCTTTGCGCTGGCGCCCAATACCGGGCTCGGCAAGAACGCCAACTGGCTGTGGGCCTGGAACCTCGCGATCCCGGCCGGCTCCAAGAAGACCGAAGCGGCCGAGAAGTTCATCGCCTGGGCGACCAGCAAGGACTACACCAAGCTCGTGGCGTCGAAGGAGGGCTGGGCCAACGTGCCGCCGGGCACGCGCACCTCGCTCTACAAGAATGAGGATTACCTGAAGGTCGCCCCGTTCGCGAAGCTGACGCTGGCCTCGATCGACGCCGCCGATCCGAACAAGCCGACGGTGAAGCCGGTGCCCTATGTCGGCGTGCAATACGCCGCAATCCCCGAATTCCAGGGCATCGGCACGCAGGTCGGCCAGCAATTCTCGGCCGCGCTCGCGGGATCGATGACGGTCGATGCCGCGCTCACCGCGGCGCAATCGGCGACCGAGCGCGAGATGAAGCGCGCCGGCTACATCAAATGAACCCGAGCTCTTCCTCCTGAGCTCCGACTTGCGGCCATCCGGCATCATGGATGGCCGCCTTCTTCCCGCCAGCGGAGAAGCGTTGATGGCAACCCGGCAGACGCAGTTCCTTGCGCGCTCGCTCCTGACGCCGGCCGTCGGGCTGCTGTTCATCTGGATGATCGTCCCGCTGGCGCTGACGATCTACTTCTCGACGCTGCATTACAGCCTGCTCGATCCCGGCTCCGAGTCGTTCATCGGGCTGGAAAACTTCCGCTACTTCCTCACCGATCCGGCCTTCCTCGCCTCGCTCCAGAACACGCTGGTGCTGGTCGGCTCGGTGCTGGCGCTGACGATCCTGCTCGGGATTCCCCTTGCGCTGTTGATGGACCAGCCGGTGATCGGACGCAATTTCGTGCGGCTGATGGTGATCGCGCCGTTCTTCGTGATGCCGACGGTCAGTGCGCTGGTCTGGAAGAATTTGTTGATGCATCCGGTGTCCGGCCTGTTCGCCTGGCTGGCCTCTCTGTTCGGCCTGACGCCGATCGACTGGTTCAACGATGTGCCGCTGTTTGCGGTCATCCTGATCGTGACGTGGCAATGGTTGCCGTTCGCGACGCTGATCCTGCTCACAGCGCTGCAGTCGCTCGACGAGGAGCAGAAAGAGGCCGCCGAAATGGATGGTGCCAGTGCGGTCTCGACCTTCATCTACATCACGCTGCCGCATCTGGCGCGTCCCATCACGGTGGTGCTCCTGATCGAGACCATCTTCCTGCTGACGGTGTTTGCCGAGATCTTCGTCACCACCGGGGGAGGGCCGGGCCTGCAAACCACCAACATCGCCTTCCTGATCTATTCGCAGGCGCTGATCCAGTTCGACGTCGGCAGTGCCTCCGCGGGCGGCCTCGTCGCCGTGGTGATCGCCAACGTCGTCGCCTTCTTCCTCGTCCGCATCGTCGGCCGCAATCTGGAGGCCTAGAGCATGGCACGAATGGCAACGACGCGGCGGGTGGTGGTCTCGACGATCGCAGCGTGGTTTTTCGGTTTCCTGATCTTCTTCCCGATCCTGTGGATGGTGCTGGCGAGCTTCAAGACCGAG encodes the following:
- a CDS encoding carbohydrate ABC transporter permease, whose product is MATRQTQFLARSLLTPAVGLLFIWMIVPLALTIYFSTLHYSLLDPGSESFIGLENFRYFLTDPAFLASLQNTLVLVGSVLALTILLGIPLALLMDQPVIGRNFVRLMVIAPFFVMPTVSALVWKNLLMHPVSGLFAWLASLFGLTPIDWFNDVPLFAVILIVTWQWLPFATLILLTALQSLDEEQKEAAEMDGASAVSTFIYITLPHLARPITVVLLIETIFLLTVFAEIFVTTGGGPGLQTTNIAFLIYSQALIQFDVGSASAGGLVAVVIANVVAFFLVRIVGRNLEA
- a CDS encoding HAD family hydrolase; protein product: MEQGRPKPDLIIFDCDGVLVDSELLSCRCLSEVLAEFGIALSQEQALELFLGRSTKAIEQHYRDLGQIVPDGFLPRLKSQVLTTFAASLQPIPGIAGVISDLSVPFCVASSSDMDRVALSLDVTGLRAHFGERIYTAQMVRHGKPAPDLFLLAAEKMGAKPARTLVIEDSVSGVKAAKAAGMTVWGFVGGGHYRSREGEAILSGAGADRVFARMSDFWEA
- a CDS encoding ABC transporter substrate-binding protein; translated protein: MKHVLGAVCGASALLLAVSAMAETTLTIATVNNGDMIRMQGLTGEFTKKNPDITVKWVTLEENVLRQRVTTDIATKGGQFDVLTIGTYEVPIWAKKGWLVPLANLGADYDVADLLPKIKDAVTADGKLYAAPFYGESSMVMYRTDLFEKAGLKMSEKPTWDFVIDAAKKLTDKNAGTYGICLRGKAGWGENMAFLSAMANSYGARWFDEKWQPQFNTPEWKTTLTTYVNLMKEAGPPGASSNGFNENLALFNAGKCAMWIDATVAASFVTNPKDSKVADKVGFALAPNTGLGKNANWLWAWNLAIPAGSKKTEAAEKFIAWATSKDYTKLVASKEGWANVPPGTRTSLYKNEDYLKVAPFAKLTLASIDAADPNKPTVKPVPYVGVQYAAIPEFQGIGTQVGQQFSAALAGSMTVDAALTAAQSATEREMKRAGYIK
- a CDS encoding sugar-binding transcriptional regulator, which produces MAAENDRSRLDDAARAGWLYFIAGHTQDEIAKMLQVSRASAQRLVSLCLAERLITFRLEHPIAACMELAARLKQRFDLVHCEVVPADPAAPQATAGIAERCANLLDSTLRSETPVIVALGTGRAVRAAVERVTPIDRPNHQIVSLVGNISADGSASFYDTVGRLADRTGARHYPMPLPFLMSSEDERNKMVRIEPIAKVKAVAAKADLRLVGIGQMDQKAQVHIDGFVTRDELFEMMRLGAIGEITGWAYDSKGRLLKAGTNKRLTSIPPEVPAKATTIGAAVGAAKVTAIAAALNGGLINGLITDETTARAILER